The Streptomyces sp. NBC_01689 genome includes a window with the following:
- a CDS encoding acyl carrier protein yields the protein MAHVPWNAKFEDVLRQGLTGLGKDKAPAADVPMEAYGLDSMALIGIVGALESAFRVSLAGQVVIPVHTLTAGQLWGILSAALQPAWDESRPSAAGRRTRDLGPWAVA from the coding sequence ATGGCCCACGTACCGTGGAACGCGAAATTCGAGGACGTACTGCGCCAGGGCCTGACGGGGCTCGGCAAGGACAAGGCGCCCGCGGCCGACGTCCCGATGGAGGCCTACGGGCTGGACTCGATGGCACTCATCGGCATCGTCGGCGCACTGGAGTCGGCGTTCCGGGTCAGCCTGGCCGGCCAGGTCGTCATCCCCGTCCACACGCTGACCGCCGGTCAGCTGTGGGGCATCCTCTCGGCCGCGCTGCAGCCGGCCTGGGACGAGAGCCGCCCCTCGGCAGCCGGCCGGCGCACACGCGACCTGGGCCCCTGGGCCGTCGCCTGA
- a CDS encoding aminotransferase class V-fold PLP-dependent enzyme, protein MRELVVDCAAREDRHGPHELEEHLEHVLRTAVHDRLGALLGVPAADTAVVTDAATAFDALVRGLGPGRGDRIWTTPYEGVANLTALYALRDRTRCRLEVVPLREDGDLDLDWMARNIDDDVALVSVVHVPSGRGIVNPVEAVGRILAPYRCLYAVDASYSAGQLPVDAARIGCHLLTGDGWRFLRGPHDVGFAYLAASLRETFEESLAHRPPPQNAAVAGLEAALAHHAAALTGPPGPGGLRLLPALRAAVEETPGTELITPGRVQSGILAFRHRELPAALVRRQLAARGVLLWKTVAQEIPLLDHPAGTSLRASLHRGTTPDDITRFGHALRAVVREERPHPAAPRPAARTGTPAGKAAPRPAARRHLTLCPAP, encoded by the coding sequence GTGCGCGAGCTCGTCGTCGACTGCGCGGCCCGTGAGGACCGTCATGGACCGCACGAACTCGAGGAACACCTCGAACACGTCCTGCGTACCGCGGTCCACGACCGTCTCGGCGCCCTGCTCGGTGTCCCGGCGGCCGACACCGCCGTGGTCACGGACGCGGCCACCGCCTTCGACGCGCTGGTCCGCGGCCTGGGTCCCGGCCGTGGCGACCGGATCTGGACGACCCCCTACGAGGGGGTGGCCAACCTGACGGCCCTGTACGCCCTGCGCGACCGCACGCGCTGCCGGCTGGAGGTCGTACCGCTGCGCGAGGACGGCGACCTGGACCTGGACTGGATGGCCCGCAACATCGACGACGACGTCGCCCTCGTCTCGGTCGTCCACGTCCCCTCCGGCCGCGGCATCGTCAACCCGGTCGAAGCCGTGGGGCGGATCCTCGCCCCGTACCGGTGCCTGTACGCCGTCGACGCCTCCTACTCGGCCGGCCAGCTCCCCGTGGACGCCGCCCGTATCGGATGCCATCTGCTGACCGGCGACGGCTGGAGGTTCCTGCGCGGCCCCCACGACGTCGGATTCGCCTACCTGGCAGCCTCGTTGAGGGAGACGTTCGAGGAGAGCCTCGCCCACCGTCCGCCGCCGCAGAACGCGGCCGTCGCGGGCCTCGAAGCCGCCCTGGCCCACCACGCGGCCGCCCTCACCGGGCCCCCGGGACCCGGCGGGCTGCGCCTGCTGCCCGCGCTGCGCGCCGCGGTCGAGGAGACCCCCGGCACCGAACTGATCACACCCGGCCGGGTCCAGTCCGGCATCCTCGCCTTCCGCCACCGGGAACTGCCCGCCGCACTGGTCCGCAGACAACTCGCGGCCCGCGGCGTCCTCCTGTGGAAGACCGTCGCCCAGGAGATCCCGCTCCTGGACCACCCCGCGGGCACCTCCCTGCGCGCGTCCCTGCACCGCGGCACCACCCCCGACGACATCACCCGCTTCGGCCACGCCCTGCGGGCCGTCGTCCGCGAGGAACGCCCGCACCCCGCTGCTCCCCGCCCGGCCGCCCGCACCGGCACCCCCGCCGGGAAGGCCGCTCCCCGCCCCGCCGCCCGCCGCCATCTGACCCTGTGCCCCGCGCCCTGA